The following coding sequences lie in one Saccharomonospora amisosensis genomic window:
- a CDS encoding beta-glucosidase family protein: MRRWVVLLTLTALTSLLVTVPSTASPSADESEACPWLDSGLPVENRVRQLLGAMTLDEKLSMVHGSAGPLEFVGPVYAGLVQAIPRLCVPELGLSDGPAGVGNSHTGVTQLPAPLMLGATWDSGLAEEYGAVLAEEVAGKGAGVALSPSVDLIRDPRAGRGFETFGEDPRLAGVLAQAQIRAIQDRGVLAQAKHLAAYNQETARNTRLGNAVVSERALQEFYLPPFEQAVDAGAASVMCGYNHVNGVHACNNTYLISQVLKGQFGFDGFVTSDWFALHASHAAANAGVDMQMPSGCYFGPRLRDGVRTGKVALSRLDDMVGRILRQMFRHGLFDRSRTGSPDAVVTTPEHVAVARKVAEQGSVLLKNGADLLPFQGVDSIAVLGRAAGAGVIGSGGGSAHVIAPSIVTPFDGIKRRAAREGIDVRFAERADAVKVAEATDVAVVFVSQWSSESKDRGGIALSHADNAMIEDVARANPNTVVVLNTGGPVTMPWLDDVAGVVAAWYPGQEYGNAIAALLFGDVNPAGKLPVTFPAALRQAPAADPPRFPGGHYDEDLAVGYRWYDQQRLRPLFPFGFGLSYTEFSYSDLRIAGQAEAETVTVEATVTNTGDRRGTEVAQLYVSHPAVDGEPPRLLKDFEKVELDPGRSARVRFTLDARSLSHWDAEAHRWVRSAGDYVISVGGSSRDLPLAGSLRAQRTVATSEPTPPPPPGAPEGGDDALTKLANAATCPSEGAYAAALGAASLVGLPPGEQAETPPRNPSSGG; this comes from the coding sequence ATGCGTCGTTGGGTTGTCCTGCTCACGCTGACGGCACTCACGTCGCTGCTGGTCACGGTGCCATCCACTGCCTCGCCGTCGGCCGACGAGAGTGAGGCCTGCCCGTGGCTGGACTCCGGCCTACCGGTTGAGAACCGGGTGCGGCAACTGCTCGGCGCGATGACGTTGGATGAGAAGCTCAGCATGGTGCACGGCTCGGCGGGTCCGCTGGAGTTCGTCGGGCCGGTATACGCGGGGCTGGTGCAGGCCATTCCCAGGCTGTGTGTACCCGAGTTGGGGCTGTCCGACGGCCCGGCCGGTGTCGGCAACAGCCACACCGGCGTCACCCAGTTACCCGCTCCGCTCATGCTCGGCGCCACCTGGGACTCCGGGCTCGCCGAGGAATACGGCGCCGTACTCGCCGAGGAGGTGGCGGGAAAGGGCGCGGGTGTCGCCCTTTCGCCCAGCGTCGATCTCATCAGGGACCCCCGTGCGGGCAGGGGATTCGAGACTTTCGGGGAGGACCCGCGGCTGGCGGGCGTGCTGGCGCAGGCGCAGATCCGCGCCATCCAGGACCGTGGCGTGCTGGCTCAGGCCAAGCACCTGGCCGCCTACAACCAGGAGACCGCGCGCAACACCCGGTTGGGCAACGCGGTCGTGTCCGAGCGGGCACTGCAGGAGTTCTACCTGCCGCCGTTCGAGCAGGCGGTGGACGCGGGTGCCGCCTCGGTGATGTGTGGCTACAACCATGTCAACGGAGTGCACGCCTGCAACAACACCTACCTGATCTCGCAGGTCCTGAAAGGACAGTTCGGCTTCGACGGCTTCGTGACCTCGGACTGGTTCGCGCTGCACGCCAGCCATGCCGCCGCCAACGCGGGCGTGGACATGCAGATGCCGTCGGGCTGCTACTTCGGTCCGAGGCTGCGTGACGGCGTGCGGACGGGCAAGGTCGCACTGTCCCGGTTGGACGACATGGTCGGTCGTATCCTGCGGCAGATGTTTCGGCACGGCCTTTTCGACAGGTCACGCACCGGTTCCCCCGACGCGGTGGTCACCACGCCTGAGCACGTCGCTGTGGCCAGGAAGGTGGCCGAGCAGGGCAGCGTGCTGCTGAAGAACGGGGCGGACCTGCTCCCGTTCCAAGGGGTCGACTCGATCGCCGTGCTCGGGCGCGCCGCTGGCGCGGGGGTCATCGGCTCGGGCGGCGGCAGCGCGCACGTGATCGCCCCCTCGATCGTCACCCCGTTCGACGGTATCAAGCGGCGGGCAGCTCGGGAGGGCATCGACGTTCGGTTCGCCGAGCGCGCGGACGCCGTGAAGGTCGCCGAGGCAACCGACGTCGCCGTGGTGTTCGTGAGCCAGTGGTCGTCGGAGTCCAAGGACCGTGGCGGCATCGCGTTGTCCCACGCGGACAACGCGATGATCGAGGACGTCGCCCGCGCCAACCCGAACACGGTCGTGGTGCTCAACACGGGCGGTCCGGTGACGATGCCGTGGCTCGACGACGTCGCGGGTGTGGTGGCCGCCTGGTATCCGGGACAGGAGTACGGCAACGCGATAGCGGCGCTGCTGTTCGGTGACGTCAACCCGGCGGGCAAGCTGCCGGTGACCTTCCCAGCCGCGCTGCGGCAGGCGCCCGCGGCCGATCCGCCGCGGTTCCCTGGCGGGCACTACGACGAGGATCTCGCAGTCGGCTACCGGTGGTACGACCAGCAGCGACTGCGACCGCTGTTCCCGTTCGGTTTCGGTCTGTCCTACACCGAGTTCTCCTACAGCGACCTTCGGATCGCCGGGCAGGCGGAGGCCGAAACGGTGACCGTCGAGGCCACGGTCACCAACACCGGCGACCGGCGTGGAACCGAGGTGGCTCAGCTCTACGTCAGCCACCCCGCCGTCGACGGGGAGCCACCGAGGTTGCTGAAGGACTTCGAGAAGGTCGAGCTGGACCCCGGCCGCAGCGCTCGGGTGCGGTTCACGCTGGACGCGCGGTCCCTGTCGCACTGGGATGCCGAGGCTCACCGCTGGGTGCGCAGTGCCGGTGACTACGTGATCTCGGTGGGCGGGTCCTCACGTGACCTGCCGCTCGCCGGCAGCCTGCGGGCACAGCGCACCGTCGCGACCAGCGAGCCGACCCCGCCACCGCCTCCTGGCGCACCCGAGGGAGGCGACGACGCGCTCACCAAGCTGGCCAACGCCGCGACGTGCCCGTCGGAAGGGGCTTACGCCGCCGCGCTCGGCGCCGCGTCCCTGGTGGGCCTTCCGCCGGGTGAGCAGGCGGAAACGCCACCGCGCAACCCGTCATCGGGTGGCTGA
- a CDS encoding winged helix DNA-binding domain-containing protein yields the protein MTTLGTRELNRALLARQSLLRRQEGSALQLIEHLVGMQAQAPLPPYYGLWTRLRNFRADELSRLLLDRQVTRIVVMRGTVHLVAAADALPLRALTQPIMETELRGNTTFTPKLAGVDIDELADTTRELLLTAPLNTAALGEALARRWPDHDPKALVYAARNRLALVQVPPRGIWGRSGRPTYATAESWLHQAPRRDLDLAGVVLRYLAAFGPATVRDVQTWCGLTRLGEVVERLRPRLRTFRTEDGRELFDLPEAPRPDADTPAPPRFVPEFDNLLFSHADRTRVLSDENRERIKTKNAVAPGVFLVDGFVSGRWKLKQSVLEVEPFRRLSKRNAAAVEAEGRRLLRFAGKPEGEVRLGSATR from the coding sequence ATGACGACCCTCGGCACCCGGGAACTGAACCGGGCACTACTGGCCCGGCAATCACTGCTGCGAAGGCAGGAGGGTTCCGCGCTTCAGCTGATCGAGCACCTGGTCGGCATGCAGGCGCAGGCACCGCTGCCGCCCTACTACGGCCTGTGGACCCGACTGCGGAACTTCCGTGCCGACGAGCTGTCCCGGTTGCTGCTCGACCGACAGGTGACCCGGATCGTCGTCATGCGCGGCACCGTGCACCTGGTCGCCGCGGCCGATGCGCTGCCGCTGCGCGCGCTCACCCAACCGATCATGGAAACCGAGCTTCGGGGCAACACCACCTTCACCCCGAAGCTCGCGGGCGTCGACATCGACGAGCTCGCCGACACCACCCGCGAACTGCTGCTCACCGCACCGCTGAATACCGCGGCCCTTGGTGAGGCGCTTGCGCGCCGCTGGCCCGACCACGACCCCAAGGCGCTCGTCTACGCGGCGCGCAACCGGCTTGCACTCGTGCAGGTGCCGCCGCGCGGGATATGGGGCCGCAGCGGCCGACCCACCTATGCCACGGCCGAGAGCTGGCTGCACCAAGCGCCGCGCCGCGACCTCGACCTCGCCGGTGTCGTCCTGCGCTACCTCGCCGCGTTCGGCCCTGCCACAGTTCGCGACGTCCAGACATGGTGCGGCCTGACACGGCTCGGCGAGGTCGTCGAGCGGCTTCGGCCGCGCTTGCGCACCTTCCGCACCGAGGACGGCAGAGAGCTGTTCGACCTGCCGGAGGCGCCACGGCCCGACGCGGACACCCCGGCACCGCCACGGTTCGTGCCGGAGTTCGACAATCTGCTGTTCTCCCATGCCGACCGCACCCGCGTGCTCAGCGACGAGAACCGCGAACGCATAAAGACCAAGAACGCGGTCGCGCCTGGTGTTTTCCTTGTCGACGGCTTCGTGAGCGGTCGCTGGAAACTCAAGCAGTCGGTGCTGGAGGTCGAACCGTTCCGGCGACTGTCCAAACGAAACGCCGCGGCGGTCGAAGCCGAGGGCAGGCGACTGCTGCGGTTCGCGGGCAAGCCCGAAGGTGAGGTCCGACTGGGATCAGCCACCCGATGA
- a CDS encoding beta-ketoacyl-ACP synthase III, with protein sequence MQVPTHDTRKVAVLAGIGAWLPPRVVDNDELSRRLDTSDEWIRTRTGIGERHVVDPGMSTVDMAVEAGARALRSAGSADIDAVVLATATPDQVCPASAPQVASGLGLGSVAAFDVNAVCSGFVYALATAAGLIAADVARSVLLIGADAFTTLLDPDDRSTVPIFGDGAGAVVLHAGEAGQDGAVGPFDLHSDGELSELLIVPAGGSRMKRSTNPADHCFSMRGPAVFRHATARMAESSRAVLDRAGWTIADVDRFIGHQANIRILQATAKQLGLPADSLVVNIERTGNTSAASIPLAMADAAADGTLQKGDRVLLSAFGAGLTWGSTVLRWPDVIPG encoded by the coding sequence ATGCAGGTGCCCACGCACGACACGCGGAAAGTGGCGGTGCTCGCCGGTATCGGCGCTTGGCTGCCACCACGCGTGGTGGACAACGACGAACTATCGCGACGCCTCGACACGTCAGACGAGTGGATCCGGACCCGCACCGGAATCGGTGAGCGTCATGTGGTCGACCCCGGGATGTCCACGGTCGACATGGCGGTCGAGGCGGGCGCGCGGGCTCTGCGCTCGGCGGGTTCGGCAGACATCGACGCGGTAGTGCTCGCCACGGCGACGCCCGACCAGGTCTGCCCTGCCAGCGCCCCACAAGTGGCCAGTGGACTCGGCCTCGGCAGCGTCGCGGCGTTCGACGTCAACGCGGTCTGCTCCGGGTTCGTCTACGCCCTTGCGACCGCGGCCGGGCTGATCGCGGCAGACGTGGCGCGCAGCGTGTTGCTCATCGGAGCCGATGCCTTCACCACGCTGCTCGATCCTGACGACCGCAGCACCGTGCCGATCTTCGGTGACGGTGCCGGCGCGGTCGTGCTCCATGCGGGCGAGGCGGGCCAGGACGGTGCCGTGGGGCCGTTCGACCTGCACAGCGACGGCGAACTCTCGGAGTTGCTCATCGTGCCCGCCGGTGGGTCGCGCATGAAGCGGTCGACGAACCCGGCCGACCACTGCTTCTCCATGCGCGGGCCCGCGGTGTTTCGGCACGCGACCGCGCGGATGGCGGAGTCGTCGCGCGCGGTGCTCGATCGGGCAGGCTGGACGATCGCCGACGTCGACCGCTTCATCGGTCACCAGGCCAACATCCGCATCCTGCAGGCCACCGCCAAGCAGCTCGGGCTGCCCGCCGACAGCCTCGTCGTCAACATCGAGCGCACCGGCAATACCAGCGCGGCGTCGATACCGCTCGCGATGGCCGACGCGGCAGCGGATGGCACGCTTCAGAAGGGTGACCGGGTGCTGCTCAGTGCGTTCGGTGCGGGCCTCACCTGGGGCTCGACGGTACTGCGCTGGCCCGACGTCATTCCTGGCTAG
- a CDS encoding adenylate/guanylate cyclase domain-containing protein → MSARFRTVLRTSLGFAVLGFGTSFLGAGVVLLLLLLQGIPADIGGARWVLVACAGGYVLLAMIVGAAWTGFLQRRTAVWFVLGRDPTPQEAVRALRLPVDLAVVTGTLWAVGTLLIGLLTGLLSSWLDALGVTLAILLGGFATVGLTYLAAEWVARPVMAIALHVAPPRENLPATVLTRLVLTWALASGVPLLGVLLVGAPPDIGNGNTEYSLVSLSVIGLVVGALATALLAKAVAAPLHQLRLALDRIAKGRRDVEVGVDDASEIGMLQASVNQLAKGLREQERLRDLFGRHVGDDVVRHALEHGVSLSGDVREVTALFVDVVDSTALAAKLPPQEVVRKLNRLFASVVDAVGTNGGLVNKFQGDAALCIFGAPTRHADPATSALRTARAIRDAVSSSAELDLGIGVATGPAFAGQLGTSSRLEYTVIGDAVNEAARLTEHAKQVPGRILISEPTLAAATDSERARWRRHETIQLRGRQTPTQTWLDEPSQE, encoded by the coding sequence TTGTCGGCGCGGTTCCGGACGGTGCTGCGTACGAGCCTCGGCTTCGCGGTCCTCGGCTTCGGGACGAGCTTCCTCGGAGCGGGCGTCGTCCTCCTGCTGCTGCTCCTGCAGGGCATCCCCGCCGACATCGGCGGCGCCCGCTGGGTTCTGGTGGCCTGCGCCGGTGGCTACGTGCTGCTCGCCATGATCGTCGGCGCGGCCTGGACCGGGTTCCTGCAACGCCGCACCGCCGTGTGGTTCGTTCTCGGGCGCGATCCGACACCGCAGGAGGCGGTGAGGGCACTACGGCTACCGGTCGATCTTGCCGTCGTGACAGGGACGCTGTGGGCGGTGGGCACGCTCCTGATCGGCCTGCTCACCGGGCTGCTGAGCTCGTGGCTGGACGCGCTTGGCGTCACGCTGGCGATCCTGCTCGGCGGGTTCGCCACCGTGGGACTCACCTATCTGGCGGCGGAATGGGTCGCCAGGCCGGTGATGGCGATAGCACTTCACGTCGCCCCACCACGCGAGAACCTGCCCGCCACGGTGCTGACCAGGCTGGTGCTGACCTGGGCGCTGGCCAGCGGGGTACCACTGCTCGGCGTGCTGCTGGTCGGCGCGCCGCCCGACATCGGGAACGGAAACACCGAGTACAGCCTGGTGTCGCTCTCGGTGATCGGCCTGGTCGTCGGCGCGCTGGCCACCGCGCTGCTCGCCAAGGCGGTCGCCGCGCCGCTGCATCAACTGCGGCTCGCGCTCGACCGGATCGCGAAAGGACGCAGGGACGTCGAGGTCGGGGTGGACGATGCCAGCGAGATCGGCATGCTCCAGGCTTCGGTGAACCAGCTCGCCAAGGGCCTGCGTGAGCAGGAACGGCTGCGCGACCTGTTCGGCAGGCATGTCGGCGACGACGTCGTCCGCCATGCGCTGGAACACGGGGTGTCGCTGTCCGGGGACGTTCGCGAGGTCACCGCCTTGTTCGTCGACGTGGTCGACTCCACGGCACTGGCCGCGAAGCTGCCCCCGCAGGAGGTGGTCCGCAAGCTCAACCGGCTGTTCGCCAGCGTCGTCGACGCCGTTGGCACCAACGGTGGGCTGGTCAACAAGTTCCAGGGCGACGCGGCGCTGTGCATCTTCGGCGCACCCACCCGGCACGCCGATCCCGCGACGTCGGCGTTGCGGACGGCTCGGGCCATCAGGGACGCGGTCAGTTCCAGTGCCGAACTCGACCTCGGCATCGGGGTCGCCACCGGCCCGGCATTCGCGGGGCAACTGGGCACCAGCAGCAGGCTTGAGTACACGGTGATAGGTGACGCCGTCAACGAGGCCGCCCGCCTCACCGAGCACGCCAAGCAGGTACCGGGACGCATCCTGATCAGTGAGCCCACCTTGGCCGCGGCCACCGACTCCGAACGTGCCCGTTGGCGGCGGCACGAGACGATCCAGTTGCGGGGCAGGCAGACCCCGACACAGACCTGGCTGGATGAGCCTAGCCAGGAATGA
- the ku gene encoding non-homologous end joining protein Ku yields MARAIWGGALNFGLVTVPVELYSATQDHTVHFRQFQRGTSDRIRYRRVNERTGEEVPYDQIVKGYDLGGDEYVIIEPEELEEIAPGRSRTIDIDAFVDLDQIDPIYFQKTYWLAPAKEEFGRAYTLLLEAMDRTNRAGLARFVMRGKEYLAAVRAGEGVLVLNTLLFPEDIREPAKEISKLPAPGQARPKEIDMAVSLIESMADDWKPEEHHDTYTERVMRLIEDKREGRTVTPAESPPEATKVVDLFEALSRSVESRKGKGKKPEPAGRDEQAEQELSELSKPELERMARELGVKGRSKMNRAELEKAVRQAGRQQRRRPAS; encoded by the coding sequence GTGGCGCGAGCGATCTGGGGTGGAGCACTCAACTTCGGCCTTGTGACGGTACCGGTCGAGCTGTACAGCGCCACCCAGGACCACACAGTCCACTTCAGGCAGTTCCAGCGCGGCACGTCCGACCGGATTCGCTACCGCAGGGTGAACGAGCGCACCGGCGAGGAGGTGCCCTACGACCAGATCGTCAAGGGCTACGACCTCGGCGGCGACGAGTACGTGATCATCGAGCCGGAGGAGCTCGAGGAGATCGCGCCCGGCCGTTCCCGCACGATCGACATCGACGCCTTCGTCGACCTCGACCAGATCGACCCGATCTACTTCCAGAAGACGTACTGGCTCGCGCCGGCCAAGGAGGAGTTCGGCAGGGCATACACCCTGCTGTTGGAGGCGATGGACCGGACGAACAGGGCCGGGCTGGCGCGCTTCGTCATGCGCGGTAAGGAATACCTCGCCGCCGTAAGGGCGGGTGAGGGCGTGCTCGTGCTCAACACGCTGCTGTTTCCCGAGGACATCCGCGAACCGGCCAAGGAGATCAGCAAGCTACCCGCACCCGGTCAGGCCCGCCCCAAGGAGATCGACATGGCGGTCAGCCTCATCGAGTCGATGGCCGACGACTGGAAGCCGGAGGAGCACCACGACACCTACACCGAACGCGTAATGCGGCTCATCGAGGACAAGCGCGAGGGCAGGACCGTCACGCCTGCCGAGAGCCCGCCCGAGGCCACCAAGGTGGTTGACCTGTTCGAAGCCCTCTCCCGCAGCGTCGAGAGCCGAAAGGGCAAAGGCAAGAAGCCCGAACCGGCAGGACGGGACGAGCAGGCCGAACAGGAGCTGTCCGAGCTGAGCAAGCCGGAGCTGGAGCGGATGGCTCGCGAACTCGGCGTGAAGGGTCGCTCCAAGATGAACCGCGCCGAGCTGGAGAAGGCGGTCAGGCAAGCCGGGAGGCAACAGCGGCGCAGGCCCGCCTCGTGA
- a CDS encoding DNA polymerase ligase N-terminal domain-containing protein has protein sequence MADQEAPPDADVKAGASRSKQHGAPKRKRPDRSRFVIQKHDATSLHYDFRLEIGGVLVSWSIPKSPSLDPGDKRLAIRTEDHSLEYADFEGRIPEGEYGAGSVLVWDSGTFTNLSETAIEQDLADGRMSIWLEGHKLHGAFAMVRTRPSSTQEQWLLIKKDDEGAYHEHHPGATLPESVLSGRTSEELS, from the coding sequence ATGGCAGATCAGGAAGCGCCGCCCGACGCCGACGTGAAGGCGGGTGCGTCACGCTCAAAGCAGCATGGGGCGCCGAAGCGCAAGCGCCCGGATCGGTCACGTTTCGTCATACAGAAGCATGACGCCACGAGCCTGCACTACGACTTCCGCCTCGAGATCGGCGGCGTGCTCGTCTCCTGGTCGATTCCCAAGAGCCCCTCCCTCGACCCCGGCGACAAGCGGCTCGCCATCCGCACCGAGGACCACTCGCTGGAGTACGCCGACTTCGAGGGACGGATTCCCGAGGGCGAGTACGGGGCGGGCAGCGTGCTGGTGTGGGACAGCGGAACGTTCACCAACCTGTCCGAGACGGCGATCGAGCAGGACCTGGCAGACGGCCGGATGAGCATCTGGCTCGAGGGCCACAAGTTGCACGGCGCCTTCGCCATGGTGCGGACCCGGCCGAGCAGTACCCAGGAACAGTGGCTGCTGATCAAGAAGGACGACGAGGGTGCCTACCACGAACACCACCCGGGTGCGACACTGCCGGAGTCGGTGCTGAGCGGCAGGACGAGCGAAGAGCTGTCCTGA
- a CDS encoding SigB/SigF/SigG family RNA polymerase sigma factor produces MTESTTQGSPQGSRNSSDDYDHLTPLFEEFVSLEEGDPRRAELRDQLVTGHLPLAEHIAQRFSGRGVAKEDLVQVARVGLINAVDRFDPRRGSDFLSFAVPTVMGEVRRHFRDTGWVIRVPRRLKELHLSINNASTHLSQRLGRAPTPSEIATHLGLSPDEVYEGLEAGNAYHSMSLDEVLSADTENLALGDTLGEEDAALAGVENHETLQPLVKDLPERERTILALRFVHNMTQTQIAERIGISQMHVSRLLARTLKKLREGLDENQSG; encoded by the coding sequence GTGACCGAATCGACGACTCAAGGATCACCTCAGGGATCACGCAATTCTTCGGACGACTACGACCACCTCACACCTTTGTTCGAGGAGTTCGTTTCGCTCGAAGAGGGCGACCCTCGCCGCGCCGAGCTGCGCGATCAGCTCGTCACCGGGCATCTCCCGCTGGCGGAGCACATCGCGCAGCGCTTCTCCGGTCGTGGCGTGGCCAAGGAGGACCTGGTACAGGTGGCCAGGGTGGGGCTGATCAACGCGGTCGACCGCTTCGATCCTCGCCGGGGGTCCGACTTCCTCTCCTTCGCCGTGCCGACCGTGATGGGAGAGGTCAGGCGGCATTTCCGTGACACAGGATGGGTCATCCGCGTGCCGCGCAGGTTGAAGGAACTGCACCTGTCGATCAACAACGCGAGCACGCACCTGTCGCAGCGGCTCGGCAGGGCACCCACACCGAGCGAGATCGCCACACACCTCGGCCTGAGCCCGGACGAGGTGTACGAGGGACTCGAGGCTGGCAACGCCTACCACTCGATGTCGCTGGACGAGGTGCTGTCGGCCGACACCGAGAATCTCGCGCTCGGGGACACGCTCGGCGAGGAGGACGCGGCGCTCGCCGGGGTCGAGAACCACGAAACACTGCAGCCGCTGGTCAAGGACCTCCCGGAGCGGGAGCGGACGATCCTGGCGTTGCGGTTCGTGCACAACATGACGCAGACCCAGATCGCGGAACGTATCGGAATCTCGCAGATGCACGTGTCCCGGCTGCTCGCCAGAACGCTGAAGAAGCTGCGGGAAGGACTCGACGAAAACCAATCGGGGTGA
- a CDS encoding ATP-binding protein has translation MTETRPPSDDVGAQDDIEVRLGASLVHLPIIRSVAASIAMRADFDLDAIADLRLAVDEACSTLITRAVPGSTMVCRFTISETELRFRGAVSSADEDAPSTGSFGWRVLTTLADSANSWVEPGSQNGQRNWIHIELAKRKPAFT, from the coding sequence GTGACCGAGACAAGGCCGCCGTCCGACGACGTCGGCGCACAGGACGATATCGAGGTACGGCTCGGCGCGAGCCTGGTACACCTGCCCATAATCCGCTCCGTAGCGGCGAGTATCGCCATGCGAGCGGATTTCGACCTCGATGCGATCGCCGATCTGAGACTGGCCGTCGACGAAGCCTGCTCGACGCTGATCACCCGTGCCGTGCCGGGCAGCACGATGGTCTGCAGATTCACGATCAGTGAGACCGAGCTGCGGTTCCGTGGTGCGGTGTCCTCCGCGGACGAGGACGCCCCCAGCACCGGGTCCTTCGGGTGGCGGGTGCTGACGACCCTCGCTGACTCGGCGAACTCCTGGGTCGAGCCGGGTTCGCAGAATGGTCAGCGCAACTGGATACACATCGAGCTCGCGAAACGGAAGCCGGCCTTTACGTGA